The Dasypus novemcinctus isolate mDasNov1 chromosome 2, mDasNov1.1.hap2, whole genome shotgun sequence genome includes a region encoding these proteins:
- the MAML1 gene encoding mastermind-like protein 1 isoform X1, with protein MVLPPCPMAEFALPRHSAVMERLRRRIELCRRHHSTCEARYEAVSPERLELERQHTFALHQRCIQAKAKRAGKHRQPPAPAPAPAAAPRLDAPDGAEHGRPVAEAPSIEPRTSYMRSRHLTTEHLHDTVKRNLDSAASPQNGNQQNGYGDLFSGHKKTRREAPLGVTVSSNGLPPASPLGQPDKPSGGDALSSSGKHSLGLDSITKKSLTDSSLHMNGGSNPNESFPLSLNKELKQEPVDDLPCMIAGAGGSISQNNLMPDLNLNEQEWKELIEELNRSVPDEDMKDLFNEDFEEKKDPEASSSATQTPLAQDINIKTEFSPAAFEQEQLGSPQVRAGSAGQTFMGPSSVPVSTTSSSLGSSQTMFHTSGQPGAENPSPNLMPASAQAQNTQRALSSVVLPGQGAGGGSELSSAHQLQQIAAKQKREQMLQNPPQAAPAPAPGQMSTWQQAGPSHSPLDVPYPMEKPASPSGYQPDFSNSKLLMMPGVNKSSPRPGGPYLQPGHVSLLSHQPPSNLNQNSVNNQGSVLDYGNTKPLSHYKADCGQGGPGSGQSKTTMMAYLPQQLSHLNNEQSPLFLMKPKPGNMPFRSLVPPSQEQNPSNVPPAQAASVGTQPAAVSVAGTHSSTAYLSSQQQAAVMKQHQLLLDQQKQREQQQKHLQQQQFLQRQQHLLAEQEKQQFQRHLTRPPPQYQDPTQNTYPQQVGQFTGSSAAVSGMNNLGPSASSCPRVFPQPGNLMPMGSGHSAVSSLSSNSGQQDRGVAQFATPQSGLYGMAAGITQLAAQPPTQATNGHAHIPRQASVGQSTSASAAYGQSALGSSGLSQQHSKGALNAGLAKPQVPRVSAAIGGQNPSWPHQGLPNLSGQSQGASSVSPFPAAPSFHLQQAHLKMSSPQFSPAVPSRPLAPLSAAAAAGSLLPPSVSTQQRTSAPAPPPAPGPPQQGLPGLSPAGPELGAFSQSPAPQLGARAGLHCAQGYPVRTAGQELPFAYSGQPGSSGLSSMAGDTDLIDSLLKNRTSEEWINELDDLLGSQ; from the exons gaggcaccttCAATTGAACCAAGGACgtcatacatgcgaagcaggcacttaaccactgag CATCTCCATGATACGGTGAAGAGGAATCTTGATAGTGCTGCCTCCCCTCAGAATGGCAATCAACAGAATGGCTATGGAGACCTCTTTTCTGGGCATAAGAAGACACGTCGCGAAGCCCCTTTGGGGGTAACCGTGTCTTCCAATGGACTGCCTCCAGCCTCCCCGCTGGGTCAGCCTGACAAGCCTTCTGGAGGAGATGCCCTCTCATCCAGCGGGAAGCACTCGCTGGGACTGGACTCTATCACCAAAAAGAGTCTGACAGACTCGAGCCTCCACATGAATGGAGGTAGTAACCCCAATGAGTCCTTTCCTTTGAGCTTGAATAAAGAACTGAAGCAGGAACCTGTCGATGACCTGCCCTGCATGATTGCTGGAGCTGGAGGCTCCATATCTCAGAACAACCTCATGCCTGACCTAAACCTTAATGAACAGGAGTGGAAGGAGCTCATTGAGGAGCTGAATAGGTCAGTGCCCGATGAAGATATGAAGGATCTGTTTAATGAGGACTTTGAAGAGAAGAAGGACCCAGAGGCTTCAAGTTCTGCCACACAAACCCCCTTGGCACAGGACATTAATATTAAGACAGAATTCTCTCCAGCAGCCTTTGAGCAAGAACAGTTAGGTTCTCCACAAGTGAGAGCTGGGTCTGCAGGACAGACCTTTATGGGGCCTTCTTCCGTCCCTGTGAGCACAACATCATCTAGCCTGGGGAGCTCTCAGACCATGTTCCATACATCTGGTCAGCCTGGAGCAGAAAATCCTAGTCCAAACCTGATGCCGGCATCAGCCCAGGCCCAGAACACACAGCGAGCCCTCTCCAGTGTGGTGTTGCCCGGCCAGGGCGCCGGAGGGGGCTCAGAGCTCTCTTCTGCCCACCAGCTCCAGCAGATTGCTGCCAAGCAGAAGCGTGAGCAGATGCTCCAGAACCCACCGCAGGCGGCCCCAGCACCAGCCCCTGGCCAGATGTCCACGTGGCAGCAGGCTGGGCCCTCCCACAGCCCCTTGGATGTCCCATACCCCATGGAGAAGCCTGCCAGTCCTTCCGGCTACCAGCCAGACTTCAGTAACTCCAAACTGCTCATGATGCCCGGTGTGAACAAGAGCTCCCCTCGGCCTGGAGGCCCCTACCTCCAGCCTGGCCACGTGAGCCTGTTGAGTCACCAGCCGCCAAGTAACTTGAATCAGAACTCAGTGAATAACCAGGGGTCAGTGCTGGACTATGGCAATACCAAGCCCCTTTCTCATTACAAAGCAGACTGTgggcagggaggccctgggtctggcCAGAGTAAGACAACCATGATGGCTTACCTCCCACAGCAGCTGTCTCACCTGAATAACGAACAGAGCCCCTTGTTTCTGATGAAACCAAAGCCAGGAAATATGCCCTTCAGATCACTGGTTCCACCCAGCCAG GAGCAGAACCCTTCAAACGTTCCTCCAGCCCAGGCCGCCAGCGTGGGGACCCAGCCAGCTGCCGTGTCTGTGGCTGGCACCCACAGCAGCACGGCCTACCTCAGTAGCCAGCAGCAGGCAGCTGTCATGAAGCAGCATCAGCTGCTGTTGGACCAACAGAAACAGAGGGAGCAACAGCAAAAGCATTTGCAGCAACAGCAGTTCCTGCAAAGGCAACAACACCTTCTGGCAGAACAG GAAAAGCAGCAATTTCAGCGCCATTTGACCCGCCCACCACCCCAGTATCAAGACCCAACACAAAACACCTACCCACAGCAGGTCGGACAGTTCACAG GGTCCTCTGCTGCTGTGTCTGGCATGAATAACTTGGGTCCATCCGCCTCCAGCTGTCCCCGCGTATTCCCCCAGCCTGGGAATCTGATGCCAATGGGCTCTGGACACAGTGCGGTTTCCTCTCTCTCGTCCAACTCGGGCCAGCAGGATCGGGGCGTAGCTCAGTTCGCCACCCCGCAGAGTGGCCTCTACGGCATGGCCGCGGGCATCACCCAGCTGGCTGCCCAGCCCCCCACTCAGGCCACCAATGGACATGCCCACATTCCTCGGCAGGCCAGCGTGGGCCAGAGCACCTCAGCTTCAGCTGCCTATGGACAGAGTGCTCTGGGGAGCTCCGGTCTCTCCCAGCAGCACAGTAAGGGGGCCCTGAACGCTGGCTTAGCCAAGCCGCAGGTCCCCAGGGTCTCAGCAGCCATTGGTGGCCAGAACCCCTCGTGGCCACATCAGGGGTTGCCGAACCTGAGTGGCCAGAGCCAAGGGGCCAGCAGCGTGAGCCCcttccctgcagcccccagcttCCACCTGCAGCAGGCCCACCTGAAGATGTCCAGCCCACAGTTCTCCCCGGCAGTGCCCAGCAGGCCCTTGGCGCCCCTGAGCGCGGCAGCTGCTGCAGGCTCCCTGCTGCCGCCCTCTGTCAGCACGCAGCAGAGGACCagtgccccagccccaccccctgccccaggacCCCCCCAGCAAGGCTTGCCGGGCCTGAGCCCAGCTGGGCCTGAGCTGGGGGCCTTCAGCCAGAGCCCGGCCCCACAGCTGGGGGCCCGGGCAGGGCTGCACTGCGCCCAGGGTTACCCCGTGCGGACTGCAGGCCAGGAGCTGCCCTTTGCCTACAGCGGGCAGCCAGGCAGCAGCGGGCTGTCCAGCATGGCTGGAGACACCGACCTGATTGACTCCCTGCTGAAAAACAGGACTTCAGAGGAGTGGATCAATGAGTTGGATGACCTTTTAGGTTCTCAGTGA